A single window of Deinococcus ruber DNA harbors:
- a CDS encoding YeeE/YedE family protein gives MTNLLTSPWPWYVGGPLIGLMVPLLLLIGNKTFGISANLRHACAILLPDAAKPGFFRYDWRKERWNLMFAAGLVLGGLLAGLVCANPEATHLSVQAIHSLQGLGVTLHPGLVPPELVDLHRPVVWLILSLSGLLVGFGTRYGGGCTSGHAITGLSTLQFPSLVATVSFFVGGILSANFLLPLLLK, from the coding sequence ATGACGAATCTGCTCACCTCTCCCTGGCCCTGGTACGTCGGTGGTCCGCTGATCGGGCTGATGGTGCCACTGCTGCTCCTGATCGGGAACAAGACCTTCGGTATCAGCGCCAACCTCCGGCACGCCTGCGCCATCCTGCTGCCCGATGCCGCCAAACCTGGATTCTTCCGCTACGACTGGCGCAAGGAACGCTGGAACCTGATGTTCGCCGCCGGACTGGTGCTGGGCGGCCTGCTGGCCGGACTGGTGTGCGCCAACCCTGAGGCGACGCACCTGAGCGTACAGGCCATTCATTCGCTTCAGGGCCTTGGGGTGACACTGCACCCCGGACTGGTCCCGCCGGAGCTGGTTGACCTGCACCGCCCGGTCGTCTGGCTGATCCTCTCGCTCTCCGGCCTGCTGGTGGGCTTCGGCACCCGGTACGGCGGCGGCTGCACCAGCGGCCACGCCATCACCGGCCTCAGCACCCTGCAGTTCCCCAGCCTGGTCGCCACCGTCAGCTTCTTCGTGGGCGGCATCCTGAGCGCCAACTTCCTCCTGCCGCTGCTGCTGAAGTAG
- a CDS encoding metal-sensitive transcriptional regulator, with the protein MSTPPDAEKQRILNRLRRLEGQVRGLHKMVDEGRNCQDILTLLTGVKSALNATGDAIFEEYIARCQQAEQPIPSSEIIKVVRLLR; encoded by the coding sequence TTGAGCACGCCGCCAGACGCAGAAAAGCAGCGCATCCTCAACCGCCTGCGCCGCCTGGAAGGTCAGGTGCGCGGCCTGCACAAAATGGTCGATGAAGGCCGGAACTGCCAGGACATCCTGACCCTGCTGACCGGCGTCAAGAGCGCACTGAATGCCACCGGAGACGCGATCTTCGAGGAATACATCGCCCGCTGCCAGCAGGCCGAGCAGCCCATCCCCTCCTCTGAAATCATCAAAGTCGTCCGGCTCCTGAGATGA
- a CDS encoding anti-sigma factor domain-containing protein, translated as MTRPDDHPTELLPDSVLGTLDPAQQGRVDTHLLSCAVCRAEVARLQDALFSLADDLPDTPAPEGSWEKIQARRSAASAQKSFTQAPPPSAPSKRLPVWPLAAAIALIVALGGYLRLSPAQPVVTAQNSVQSWQHGARRLTLASKAGEPYGFMYVRPDGRALLVLNKKAAPGQVYQAWGRQASGPRAGVPISLGLTDGTVLEVSWRGYDSVGVSVEPTGGSPAPTHPLGRTKLPES; from the coding sequence ATGACCCGCCCCGACGACCATCCAACCGAACTGCTGCCTGACTCTGTGTTGGGGACGCTCGACCCCGCCCAGCAGGGCCGTGTGGACACCCACCTGCTGAGCTGTGCTGTCTGCCGTGCTGAGGTGGCTCGGCTGCAAGACGCGCTGTTCTCGCTGGCCGACGATCTGCCCGACACACCGGCTCCCGAGGGAAGCTGGGAGAAGATTCAGGCCCGGCGCAGCGCGGCCTCTGCCCAAAAGTCGTTCACACAGGCGCCGCCACCGTCAGCACCTTCCAAGCGGCTGCCAGTCTGGCCCCTGGCAGCGGCCATCGCCCTGATCGTGGCGCTCGGTGGGTACCTCCGGCTCAGTCCGGCTCAGCCTGTCGTGACCGCTCAGAACAGCGTGCAGTCCTGGCAGCATGGAGCGAGACGTCTCACGCTCGCCTCGAAGGCTGGCGAACCCTACGGGTTCATGTACGTCAGGCCAGATGGACGGGCGCTGCTGGTGTTGAACAAGAAAGCCGCGCCAGGGCAGGTGTATCAGGCCTGGGGACGGCAGGCGAGTGGACCGCGTGCGGGCGTGCCGATTAGTCTGGGCCTGACGGACGGCACGGTGCTGGAGGTGTCCTGGCGCGGCTACGACTCGGTCGGCGTGAGCGTCGAACCGACCGGTGGCAGCCCCGCCCCAACCCATCCGCTGGGCCGCACCAAACTGCCCGAAAGCTGA
- a CDS encoding sulfite exporter TauE/SafE family protein: protein MTFTILGALLIGLSLGLLGSGGSILTVPVLVYLVGESGKLAIVESLAIVGVIALVGAAPYLKRRCIDGRAVLLFGLPGLLGTSLGTLLSHGMPAALQLLIFAVVMLIAAVRMFNPMPEQLSAQPRAGWQVALAGLGVGVLTGVVGVGGGFLILPALVLLLGLSMARSVGTSLVIIAMNSALGFGLHVIGQSTSLHGSVIGLIAGIGILGSLVGSQLSSLCSPLVLRRSFAGFLVLLGGYILVTSLPHALQGMARSTASAQTTGAATVLLRMSTTVNHL from the coding sequence ATGACATTCACCATCCTGGGCGCCCTGCTGATCGGCCTGTCCCTCGGGCTGCTCGGCTCGGGCGGCTCCATCCTGACCGTGCCAGTGCTCGTCTATCTGGTGGGCGAGTCCGGGAAGCTCGCCATCGTCGAGAGCCTCGCCATCGTCGGCGTGATCGCCCTGGTGGGGGCCGCACCGTACCTGAAGCGGCGCTGCATCGACGGCCGGGCGGTGCTGCTGTTCGGCCTGCCCGGTCTGCTGGGCACCTCGCTCGGCACGCTGCTCAGCCACGGGATGCCCGCTGCATTGCAACTGCTGATCTTCGCGGTGGTGATGCTGATCGCCGCAGTCCGGATGTTCAACCCCATGCCGGAGCAGCTTTCCGCCCAGCCGCGCGCCGGGTGGCAGGTGGCCCTGGCGGGTCTGGGGGTCGGCGTGCTGACCGGTGTGGTCGGCGTGGGCGGGGGCTTCCTGATCCTCCCAGCCCTGGTGTTGCTGCTGGGCCTGAGTATGGCCCGCTCGGTCGGCACCAGTCTGGTGATCATCGCCATGAACTCGGCGCTGGGCTTCGGACTGCATGTCATCGGGCAGAGCACTTCGCTGCACGGGTCGGTGATTGGCCTGATCGCCGGGATCGGTATCCTGGGCAGCCTGGTCGGCAGTCAGCTCTCGAGCCTCTGTTCGCCGCTGGTGCTGCGCCGCTCCTTCGCGGGCTTCCTGGTACTGCTGGGCGGGTACATCCTCGTCACGAGCCTGCCGCACGCGCTCCAGGGGATGGCGCGCAGCACCGCTTCTGCACAGACCACAGGGGCAGCCACTGTGCTCCTGCGAATGTCGACCACGGTGAATCACCTATGA
- a CDS encoding YncE family protein: MHTRFLHSVTLLSALLLCAPVVAQSVGDRVYTADQSSNTVSVIDPLTLKLLGVISLGAQVPAALAPLYKGELLVHGLGFSPDGKTLAAVSIGSNSVTFIDTATNAVRGKVYLGRSPHEAFFTPDGRELWVAVRGEDYVSVIDPVAMKEKRRITIANGPGMVLFNPNGRYAYVPSSFTPELSVIDTRSYQVIAHVKQASPFSPNLAVSPDGQQVWFTLKDSGKTQVMNALPPFGVTATLDTGPVTNHVALADTPGGKFAYVTVGGLNVVKVYTRDAAPKLVASIPTGALPHGAWAASDGRKVYIGLEGADQVQVIDTASNKVVGSVPTGQLPQALVYVPGAVKTGPGTANLTPLDATKATLTLSLVALSGPARATVSVNPLGLVDLVQIVATGLTPSTDYVLKLMGTDGQAQEIAGFKTSPLGIASAQTIGPVKKLLTGSDTGRQTLSVVLKTGSAVVLVQAP; this comes from the coding sequence ATGCACACCAGATTTCTCCATTCCGTCACGCTGCTCTCCGCCCTCCTGCTCTGTGCACCTGTCGTCGCCCAGTCGGTGGGTGACCGGGTGTACACCGCCGACCAGAGTTCCAATACCGTCTCGGTGATCGATCCCCTGACCCTCAAGCTGCTGGGCGTCATTTCGCTGGGCGCACAGGTTCCCGCTGCGCTGGCCCCGCTGTACAAAGGCGAACTGCTGGTGCACGGCCTGGGCTTCTCCCCCGACGGCAAGACCCTGGCCGCCGTCTCGATCGGTTCGAATTCAGTGACCTTCATCGACACGGCCACCAACGCGGTACGCGGCAAGGTGTACCTGGGCCGCAGCCCCCACGAGGCATTCTTCACCCCGGACGGGCGAGAGCTGTGGGTGGCGGTGCGCGGCGAGGATTATGTCTCGGTGATCGACCCCGTCGCCATGAAGGAAAAGCGCCGCATCACCATCGCCAACGGCCCCGGCATGGTGCTGTTCAACCCGAATGGCCGCTACGCCTACGTGCCGTCGAGCTTCACGCCGGAGCTGAGCGTGATCGACACCCGCAGTTACCAGGTGATCGCTCACGTCAAACAGGCCAGCCCCTTCAGCCCAAATCTGGCGGTCAGCCCGGACGGCCAGCAGGTCTGGTTCACCCTGAAAGACAGTGGAAAAACCCAGGTGATGAACGCCCTGCCACCGTTTGGCGTGACGGCCACCCTCGACACCGGCCCGGTCACCAACCACGTGGCGCTGGCCGATACGCCCGGCGGCAAGTTTGCCTACGTCACGGTGGGCGGCCTGAACGTGGTGAAGGTTTACACCCGTGACGCCGCACCGAAACTGGTGGCGAGTATCCCGACCGGGGCGCTGCCGCACGGCGCCTGGGCCGCGTCGGACGGGAGGAAGGTCTACATCGGCCTGGAGGGGGCCGATCAGGTGCAGGTGATCGATACCGCCAGCAACAAGGTCGTCGGGAGTGTGCCCACCGGCCAGCTGCCCCAGGCGCTGGTGTACGTGCCGGGAGCCGTGAAGACCGGACCCGGAACCGCCAACCTGACCCCGCTCGACGCCACGAAGGCCACCCTGACGCTCAGCCTGGTCGCACTGTCCGGCCCCGCGCGGGCCACGGTCAGCGTCAATCCGCTCGGGCTGGTCGACCTGGTGCAGATCGTGGCGACCGGACTGACTCCAAGCACCGACTACGTCCTGAAGCTGATGGGGACGGACGGTCAAGCTCAGGAGATCGCCGGCTTCAAGACCAGC
- a CDS encoding MBL fold metallo-hydrolase, producing MYFKRLYDTDLAQASYIVGCQKNGTAIVIDPTRDAQQYLTLTKQEGLSITHVTETHIHADYLSGSRELAERAGAALLLSDEGGPDWSYAFPHQGLHRGSVITLGNITLKVLHTPGHTPEHLSFLITDGARGTEPGILLTGDFVFVGDLGRPDLLDEAAGGIDTRFEGAKQMFASLRHQFLTLPDFVQVWPGHGSGSACGKALGAVESTTVGYERALSWWAPLVRDNNEQAFIDELLAGQPDAPVYFGRMKKQNRAGPALLGDVPTLTQLSTLQVQQALETGARLLDTRPRTDFQQGTVPGSLHLPAGKTFETWAGWLLDPENDYVLFAHNAEQAEALRRRLWMVGVDRVQGFIGSFEGLVLESQAAVPVEQIGNLQAAYVLDVRAKSEYAAGHLPNAHQLHAGRLRTNLNELPRDRQLVVHCQGGARSAAAASLLRAEGFTNVTELAGGYEAWARQAAPVT from the coding sequence ATGTACTTCAAACGCCTCTACGACACCGATCTGGCCCAGGCGAGCTACATTGTCGGCTGCCAGAAGAACGGCACGGCCATCGTCATCGATCCCACCCGCGACGCCCAGCAGTACCTGACCCTGACAAAGCAGGAAGGCCTGAGCATCACCCATGTCACCGAGACGCACATCCACGCCGACTACTTGAGTGGAAGCCGTGAACTGGCCGAGCGTGCTGGCGCGGCTCTGCTGCTCAGTGACGAGGGCGGCCCTGACTGGAGTTACGCTTTCCCCCACCAGGGCCTGCACCGCGGCTCGGTCATCACGCTCGGCAACATCACGCTCAAGGTGCTGCACACCCCCGGGCATACCCCCGAGCACCTGTCGTTTCTGATCACTGACGGCGCGCGCGGCACTGAGCCCGGCATCCTGCTGACCGGCGACTTCGTGTTCGTCGGCGACCTCGGAAGACCCGACCTGCTCGACGAGGCGGCTGGTGGTATCGACACCCGCTTCGAGGGTGCGAAGCAGATGTTCGCCTCGCTGCGCCATCAGTTCCTGACGCTGCCCGACTTTGTGCAGGTCTGGCCTGGGCACGGCTCCGGCAGCGCCTGCGGCAAAGCGCTGGGCGCGGTGGAGAGCACCACCGTCGGCTACGAGCGGGCGCTGAGCTGGTGGGCACCGCTGGTCCGGGACAACAACGAGCAGGCCTTTATCGACGAACTGCTGGCCGGGCAGCCGGACGCGCCCGTCTACTTCGGCCGCATGAAAAAGCAGAACAGGGCGGGCCCCGCACTCCTGGGTGACGTCCCGACCCTAACTCAGCTCTCGACCCTTCAGGTCCAGCAGGCTCTGGAAACCGGAGCACGCCTCCTGGACACCCGCCCCCGGACTGACTTCCAGCAGGGCACAGTGCCCGGCTCCCTCCACCTTCCTGCCGGGAAGACCTTCGAGACATGGGCCGGCTGGCTGCTCGACCCGGAGAACGACTACGTGCTGTTCGCCCACAATGCCGAGCAGGCCGAGGCGCTGCGTCGTCGCCTATGGATGGTCGGGGTAGACCGCGTGCAGGGCTTCATCGGCTCCTTCGAAGGGCTGGTCCTGGAGTCTCAGGCGGCTGTCCCGGTCGAGCAGATTGGCAATCTTCAGGCCGCGTACGTGCTCGATGTCCGGGCGAAGAGCGAGTACGCCGCCGGTCACCTGCCGAATGCCCATCAGCTGCATGCGGGTCGCCTGAGGACGAACCTGAACGAACTGCCCCGAGATCGGCAGCTCGTGGTGCACTGCCAGGGTGGGGCCCGCAGCGCGGCGGCGGCCAGCCTGCTGCGCGCCGAGGGCTTCACCAACGTGACCGAACTGGCCGGCGGGTACGAAGCGTGGGCCCGCCAGGCCGCCCCGGTGACCTGA
- a CDS encoding MFS transporter, whose translation MTVPRLPALFWLLALTNLFVGGMVGLERTLVPLLANDVFHLATSGAALAFIASFGIAKAFGNLAVGALADRQGRLAVLRAGWLLAWPVPLVLLLAQNWTAVILVNILLGLQQALTWSMTVNMMIDAAGPGQRGLATGLNELAGYLGVSVMAFVTGLLVAPLGLRPPLALGFLLALLGTVLAFISVETGRSATHPSAPIRIFALVTWQHRSLSSAVLLGFTTNLKDGAVWGLLPLMLVSRGFALPQVAAVAGTYTLVWALSQAVFGPLSDRVGRRTLTGGGVLLQGLTLWSLSLAGTLPLAFLAAALLGMGTGMAYPTLMAWVADVSDPEWRATALGIYRFWRDTGYAVGALGAGVIAAAVGATAALGWTAFGVVFLALTAWLRSAPRPVANLG comes from the coding sequence ATGACTGTCCCGCGCCTGCCCGCGCTGTTCTGGCTACTGGCCCTGACCAATCTCTTCGTGGGCGGCATGGTCGGCCTCGAACGTACCCTGGTGCCACTGCTGGCCAACGATGTCTTCCATCTCGCCACCAGTGGGGCAGCCCTGGCGTTCATCGCCAGTTTCGGCATCGCGAAGGCCTTCGGGAATCTGGCGGTCGGCGCACTCGCCGACCGCCAAGGGCGACTCGCTGTGCTGCGCGCTGGGTGGCTGCTCGCCTGGCCCGTCCCGCTGGTTCTGCTGCTGGCTCAGAACTGGACGGCCGTGATCCTCGTCAACATCCTGCTCGGCCTTCAACAGGCCCTGACCTGGTCAATGACGGTGAACATGATGATCGACGCTGCAGGCCCCGGCCAGCGCGGTTTGGCCACAGGCCTGAACGAACTCGCCGGCTACCTCGGCGTGAGTGTGATGGCCTTCGTCACTGGCCTGCTGGTCGCGCCGCTCGGCCTGCGACCTCCGCTGGCCCTGGGCTTCCTGCTCGCCCTCCTCGGCACAGTCCTGGCCTTCATCTCAGTAGAAACAGGCCGGTCCGCCACACACCCCTCTGCACCAATCCGAATCTTCGCGCTGGTGACCTGGCAGCACCGATCCCTTAGCAGCGCAGTCCTACTCGGCTTTACTACCAACCTCAAGGACGGCGCGGTGTGGGGCCTGCTGCCACTCATGCTCGTGTCGAGGGGCTTTGCACTTCCACAGGTGGCAGCGGTCGCCGGCACCTATACCCTGGTCTGGGCGCTGTCACAGGCGGTCTTCGGGCCGCTCTCGGACCGGGTCGGACGACGAACGCTGACTGGTGGAGGCGTGCTGCTTCAGGGGCTGACCCTGTGGAGTCTAAGCCTCGCCGGGACTTTGCCCCTAGCCTTTCTCGCTGCGGCCCTGCTGGGCATGGGCACAGGGATGGCCTATCCCACCCTGATGGCCTGGGTGGCCGATGTCAGTGACCCGGAGTGGCGCGCGACGGCACTGGGCATCTACCGGTTCTGGCGCGACACTGGCTATGCCGTCGGGGCACTCGGAGCAGGCGTTATTGCTGCAGCTGTGGGAGCGACGGCCGCACTGGGCTGGACGGCCTTTGGAGTCGTGTTTCTCGCACTTACGGCGTGGTTACGTTCTGCTCCGCGTCCAGTCGCCAACCTGGGATAA
- a CDS encoding rhodanese-like domain-containing protein — MQDIFPNEVGQWQRRGAKIIDVREPAEYAGGHLPGAVNVPLADLTLIPEWSASPVVVVCASGGRSARAAALLEEAGHPEVANLLGGTFGWMEEGRSVEFPEVDVHDQH; from the coding sequence ATGCAGGATATTTTTCCCAACGAAGTGGGCCAGTGGCAGCGGCGCGGCGCGAAGATCATCGACGTGCGTGAACCGGCCGAGTATGCCGGCGGGCACCTGCCCGGAGCCGTCAATGTTCCCCTGGCCGACCTGACCCTTATCCCGGAGTGGAGTGCCTCGCCCGTCGTCGTGGTGTGCGCCAGTGGTGGCCGCAGTGCCCGCGCCGCCGCACTGCTCGAAGAGGCAGGGCATCCCGAGGTCGCCAACCTGCTCGGTGGAACGTTCGGCTGGATGGAGGAAGGGAGATCGGTCGAGTTCCCTGAAGTAGACGTCCATGACCAACACTGA
- a CDS encoding LysR family transcriptional regulator, whose product MRVNPEYLVTFSAVAELGSVSKAAEFLHLSQPAVSGQLRALADAVGTPLYTRHSRGVTLTADGLELLPLAQAIARSMRRVGELAHEKRHHLKKHVRLGVSWTLATRAVHLAARFSDETLKVSLHSDHTPRLIQLVAEGELDATLAVDASQALPDGLEARRFSSEDLRLIVPRGHRLAESGYVNLNVLQDESLLWPMPESSVRRRAARLIQSSGVTPIRELELGSFLALKAALVGGLGVAILPRSMVSLEIDIGILSSAGLEANDITLGYHVVSAPVAMLPAVVREVLESLVR is encoded by the coding sequence GTGCGCGTCAATCCGGAGTATCTGGTCACCTTCAGTGCGGTGGCGGAGCTGGGCAGCGTCAGCAAGGCGGCGGAGTTCCTGCATCTCAGCCAGCCGGCGGTGTCCGGGCAGCTGCGGGCACTGGCCGACGCGGTCGGCACGCCGCTCTACACCCGGCACTCCCGGGGTGTCACGCTGACCGCCGACGGCCTCGAACTGCTGCCGCTGGCGCAGGCGATCGCCCGCAGTATGCGGCGGGTTGGCGAGCTGGCCCACGAGAAGCGACACCACCTGAAAAAGCACGTTCGCCTCGGCGTGTCCTGGACGCTGGCCACGCGGGCAGTCCATCTCGCCGCGCGGTTCTCGGACGAGACCCTGAAAGTCAGCCTGCATTCCGACCACACCCCCAGGCTGATTCAGCTGGTCGCCGAGGGCGAACTGGACGCCACCCTGGCGGTGGACGCCTCGCAGGCCCTGCCGGACGGGCTGGAAGCGCGGCGCTTCTCCAGCGAGGACCTGCGCCTGATCGTCCCGAGGGGGCACCGGCTGGCCGAGAGCGGCTACGTGAACCTGAACGTGCTGCAGGACGAATCGCTGCTGTGGCCGATGCCGGAATCGTCTGTGCGGCGCCGCGCCGCGCGGCTCATCCAGTCGAGTGGCGTCACGCCGATACGCGAACTGGAACTCGGCAGTTTCCTGGCCCTCAAGGCGGCGCTGGTGGGAGGTCTCGGGGTGGCGATCCTTCCACGCAGTATGGTCAGCCTGGAAATCGACATAGGTATTCTGAGCAGCGCTGGGCTGGAAGCAAACGACATCACCCTCGGATACCACGTGGTGTCCGCGCCGGTGGCGATGCTGCCTGCTGTAGTGCGGGAAGTGCTGGAGAGCCTGGTGCGCTGA
- a CDS encoding type II toxin-antitoxin system death-on-curing family toxin: MSSEGYTVEEVLEVHEHLLELFGGRPGVRDLAGLESTLEQPLQQMFGQRRFEQPAQQAGAYLFFVAQAHAFIDGNKRTALALCLNWMRYHGLEMTDEDALYDLTLRVAQGQVNVQQAGSILEHLIDR; this comes from the coding sequence TTGAGCAGCGAAGGCTATACCGTCGAGGAGGTGCTTGAGGTACATGAGCACCTCCTCGAACTTTTTGGAGGCCGCCCGGGCGTGCGGGATCTCGCGGGACTCGAATCCACGCTGGAGCAACCCCTTCAGCAGATGTTCGGACAGCGGCGCTTCGAGCAACCGGCGCAGCAAGCTGGCGCGTATCTGTTCTTCGTCGCCCAAGCACATGCCTTCATCGACGGAAATAAGCGCACCGCTCTGGCCCTGTGCCTGAACTGGATGCGGTACCACGGCTTGGAGATGACCGACGAGGACGCCCTGTATGACCTCACGCTCCGGGTCGCTCAAGGTCAGGTCAATGTCCAGCAAGCAGGCAGCATCCTCGAGCACCTGATCGACCGTTAG
- a CDS encoding rhodanese-like domain-containing protein, translating to MQHISTANITRSVFALSPQPALPSVALGGPSSWDVQVQDLRIPQGQRTLILDVRTPEGHLPGTKLLPLGDLSQRAAEVPASQTVDVICHRGRRIALPSQILVRAGKRDDRHVLSGLPAWQSAGYSVICSGERP from the coding sequence ATGCAGCACATCAGCACAGCCAATATCACCCGGAGTGTCTTCGCACTCAGTCCTCAGCCCGCGCTGCCCTCCGTGGCCCTGGGTGGCCCGAGTTCCTGGGACGTCCAGGTTCAGGACCTCCGGATCCCTCAGGGCCAGAGGACTCTCATCCTCGATGTTCGGACTCCGGAAGGGCACCTTCCAGGCACGAAGCTCCTCCCCTTAGGCGACCTGTCTCAGCGCGCGGCCGAGGTACCCGCCAGCCAGACCGTCGACGTGATCTGTCACCGTGGCCGGCGCATCGCGCTGCCGAGCCAGATCCTCGTCCGCGCTGGAAAACGGGACGACCGGCATGTGCTGAGCGGTCTGCCTGCCTGGCAGAGCGCCGGGTATTCCGTCATCTGTTCAGGCGAGCGACCTTGA
- a CDS encoding YeeE/YedE family protein, with product MTDRSTIVLLRTRTFSPVLSLLSYLLAGTFFGVVLVKSEAASWYRIQEMFRFQSVHMYGLIGSAVLTGMLITWLLRKVQARALTGQTIHVQAKDPGLPRYILGGLTFGLGWGLAGVCPGPIFTLLGSGVWTMLIVLLFALVGTWLYGVLRDHLPH from the coding sequence TTGACTGACCGTTCTACGATCGTCCTGCTGAGAACCCGCACCTTTTCACCCGTCCTCTCTCTCCTCTCCTACCTGCTGGCCGGCACCTTCTTCGGCGTGGTGCTCGTGAAGAGCGAGGCGGCCAGCTGGTACCGCATTCAGGAGATGTTCCGCTTCCAATCCGTTCACATGTATGGCCTGATCGGCTCGGCTGTCCTGACCGGGATGCTCATCACCTGGCTGCTCCGGAAAGTCCAGGCCCGCGCCCTGACCGGTCAGACCATTCATGTTCAGGCCAAGGACCCCGGCCTGCCCCGCTACATCCTCGGCGGCCTGACCTTCGGGCTCGGCTGGGGGCTTGCAGGCGTCTGTCCAGGCCCGATCTTCACCCTGCTCGGCAGCGGCGTCTGGACGATGCTGATCGTGCTGCTCTTCGCGCTCGTCGGCACCTGGCTGTACGGCGTGCTGCGCGACCACCTGCCGCACTGA
- a CDS encoding RNA polymerase sigma factor, with product MYAAPISHQSWRQLALPRPAVTSSGPRPSTSPDTAHQRLIVQLRHGQDDALKELYDDLSGVTYRVCLRMLSTPEDAEEALQDTFVRLADRADVYDPSRGTVRTFVLTIAHHLCLERLRTRRSRPVRDHDREGEEAFDLPSRAARDPLDEALVQSALTGLPGPDRALLEAMFFGGYTHAEITTRTGLPLGTVKSRLRRALLKLRERMLP from the coding sequence ATGTATGCAGCGCCTATTTCCCACCAAAGCTGGCGTCAACTTGCACTCCCCAGGCCCGCTGTGACCTCCTCGGGGCCACGGCCGTCGACCTCACCCGACACCGCCCATCAGCGCCTGATCGTCCAACTGCGGCACGGTCAGGACGACGCCCTGAAGGAACTGTACGATGACCTGTCCGGCGTCACCTACCGCGTCTGCCTGCGGATGCTGAGCACGCCCGAAGACGCCGAGGAAGCGCTCCAGGACACCTTCGTTCGGCTCGCGGACCGGGCCGACGTATACGACCCGTCGCGGGGAACCGTCCGAACCTTCGTGCTGACCATCGCCCATCATCTCTGTCTGGAACGGCTGCGAACCCGACGTTCCAGACCAGTGCGCGACCATGACCGCGAAGGTGAAGAGGCGTTCGATCTGCCCTCCAGGGCCGCCCGTGACCCGCTGGATGAGGCCCTGGTGCAGTCGGCCCTGACCGGCTTACCTGGCCCTGACCGGGCCCTGCTGGAAGCGATGTTCTTCGGCGGCTACACCCACGCCGAGATCACCACCCGCACCGGCTTGCCACTCGGCACCGTCAAGAGCCGACTGCGCCGAGCACTGCTGAAGCTCAGAGAAAGGATGCTGCCATGA
- a CDS encoding universal stress protein: MYRHILVTSDGSEFSDPAIWHAAELSRSVGARLTVLHVVPDAHLNLSTGDDLSVEARTLERGWKAESETDFVRISTLLEGTVFSPQLVQAHHAHVAPVILREAGRLDVDLIVMATHGRTGMAHLIHGSVAEDVVRPSSTPVLLLHVR; the protein is encoded by the coding sequence ATGTACCGACACATCCTGGTGACCAGCGACGGCTCCGAGTTCTCCGACCCGGCGATCTGGCATGCTGCCGAGCTGTCCCGGAGCGTTGGGGCCAGATTGACGGTACTGCATGTCGTTCCAGACGCCCACCTGAACCTCTCCACTGGAGACGACCTGAGCGTGGAGGCCCGGACGCTGGAACGGGGCTGGAAGGCCGAAAGCGAGACGGACTTTGTCCGCATCAGCACGCTGCTGGAGGGAACAGTATTCAGTCCCCAACTCGTGCAGGCCCATCACGCGCACGTCGCGCCGGTGATCCTGCGGGAAGCAGGCCGCCTCGACGTGGACCTGATCGTGATGGCCACCCATGGCCGCACTGGAATGGCGCACCTGATCCATGGCAGCGTCGCCGAGGACGTGGTCCGGCCTTCCTCCACGCCAGTCCTGCTGCTCCACGTCCGCTGA
- a CDS encoding rhodanese-like domain-containing protein encodes MLNWLKGLLGAGGDNVNVSAAEAQQLLNSGALLLDVRSNGERQSSLIPGSKHVPLEQLASELGQLPKSKVIVCQCASGHRSSLAARQLRAQGFDARSLSGGITAWKNAGLPVNKG; translated from the coding sequence ATGCTGAACTGGCTGAAAGGACTGCTGGGAGCTGGTGGCGACAACGTCAATGTCAGTGCGGCGGAGGCCCAGCAGCTCCTGAACAGCGGCGCGCTGCTGCTGGACGTGCGCTCGAACGGTGAGCGGCAGTCGTCGCTGATTCCTGGAAGCAAGCACGTTCCACTCGAACAGTTGGCAAGTGAACTCGGTCAGCTCCCCAAAAGCAAGGTGATCGTCTGTCAGTGCGCCAGCGGTCACCGCTCCAGCCTGGCCGCGCGGCAGCTCAGGGCGCAGGGCTTCGACGCCCGCAGCCTGTCCGGCGGCATCACCGCCTGGAAGAACGCCGGCCTTCCCGTGAACAAGGGGTAA